Proteins encoded within one genomic window of Leptolyngbya sp. SIO1E4:
- a CDS encoding CHASE2 domain-containing protein, whose translation MTVIGLVILARVLGLFQGLEWKTLDSFLRLRPAESQDERLLIVGIDEADIQRTGTYPIPDEKLAALLQTLSQSDPQAIGIDIFRDLPVEPGHETLVATLAGLPNVFGIEKIMGAPVGPPPSLPPERIGFIDFPLDQDGFVRRAYLGTLPPVDHPDPDRFRFSLALKLAEGYLAEAGLPLENGVQNPANMRFGDTELFQFQPSSGGYVGTQSAGVQVLINPRSGKSPFEIVSMTDVLEGRVDTDSIRDRIVLIGITSLSAKDLVNSAAVNTDNPGLFYGVEMQAHIISQVLSAALNQRPMLGVWGDTWEHLWIAFWGTVGILLVRYISRPAGYMLWVGLGGLTLAGASLALLWLGGWWIPVVPTLLVFAVNGGVLPGFYLYDQTLRSRIDERQRVIERTYDAIHNGPLQTLALLLKQKDTLEPSVSAQLTSLNRELREVYTRLQQESLPQEEQLQLGGQRVIDLRHPLHEVLYEVYTETLRRDFPGFGSLKFQVVTFEPLQVEGLSADERRSLCRFLEEALCNVGKHAIEAKRLTVQCLATDTENLICVKDNGTPHPSDSAQANPARGGRGTQQAEALALRLHGTFQRACGEAGTACELRWPLRVPKGWWRR comes from the coding sequence ATGACGGTCATTGGGCTGGTCATTCTGGCCAGAGTTTTGGGGCTCTTTCAAGGGCTAGAGTGGAAAACCTTAGACAGTTTTCTGCGGCTACGCCCCGCGGAATCTCAAGATGAGCGGCTCCTGATTGTCGGCATTGATGAAGCCGATATTCAGCGAACTGGCACCTATCCGATTCCTGATGAGAAACTGGCTGCCCTGCTGCAAACGTTGTCCCAGAGTGACCCCCAAGCCATCGGCATTGATATTTTTCGAGATTTGCCCGTCGAACCTGGGCACGAAACCCTGGTTGCGACCCTGGCGGGCCTTCCCAATGTCTTTGGCATCGAAAAAATCATGGGCGCCCCGGTCGGCCCCCCGCCAAGCTTACCCCCAGAGCGCATTGGCTTCATTGATTTTCCCTTAGATCAAGACGGGTTTGTGCGACGGGCATACCTAGGAACGTTGCCCCCAGTCGACCACCCCGACCCCGACCGGTTTCGCTTTTCGCTGGCGCTAAAGTTAGCGGAAGGATACCTAGCCGAAGCTGGGCTCCCCCTGGAGAATGGGGTGCAAAACCCTGCAAATATGCGCTTTGGCGATACGGAGTTATTCCAGTTCCAGCCGAGTTCTGGTGGCTATGTCGGCACCCAGTCTGCTGGGGTGCAGGTCTTGATCAATCCCCGCAGCGGGAAATCCCCCTTTGAGATTGTCTCAATGACGGACGTCTTGGAGGGTCGGGTAGACACAGACTCTATTCGCGATCGCATCGTCCTTATTGGCATCACCTCACTCAGCGCCAAGGATCTGGTCAACTCTGCCGCTGTTAATACCGACAACCCCGGCCTGTTCTACGGCGTTGAAATGCAGGCCCACATCATCAGTCAGGTTCTCAGTGCGGCCCTTAACCAGCGTCCGATGCTGGGGGTCTGGGGCGACACTTGGGAACATCTTTGGATTGCTTTCTGGGGGACAGTGGGGATACTGCTGGTGCGCTACATTTCGCGTCCTGCTGGGTACATGCTTTGGGTAGGGCTGGGGGGGCTCACCCTTGCAGGGGCCAGTTTGGCCCTGCTGTGGCTGGGGGGATGGTGGATTCCAGTAGTGCCGACTTTATTGGTGTTTGCCGTCAACGGTGGGGTGCTGCCGGGATTTTATTTGTACGATCAAACCCTGCGATCGCGCATTGACGAGCGCCAGCGGGTGATTGAGCGAACCTACGATGCCATCCATAATGGCCCCTTGCAAACCCTGGCACTGCTGCTGAAACAAAAAGACACCCTGGAGCCTTCTGTCAGCGCCCAGCTCACCAGTCTCAACCGCGAACTGCGCGAAGTTTACACCCGGCTGCAACAAGAGTCTCTGCCCCAGGAAGAGCAGTTACAGCTGGGGGGGCAGCGGGTCATCGATTTGCGTCATCCGCTCCACGAGGTGCTCTACGAGGTCTACACCGAAACCCTCAGGCGTGACTTTCCAGGCTTTGGCTCCCTTAAGTTCCAGGTGGTGACGTTTGAGCCGCTACAGGTGGAAGGGCTCTCCGCTGACGAGCGGCGATCGCTCTGCCGCTTTTTAGAAGAAGCCCTTTGCAACGTGGGTAAACATGCGATCGAGGCCAAACGACTAACGGTGCAGTGTCTGGCAACCGACACTGAGAACCTGATCTGTGTGAAAGATAACGGCACCCCCCACCCCTCCGACTCAGCTCAGGCAAATCCAGCGCGGGGCGGGCGGGGGACTCAGCAGGCCGAGGCGTTAGCCCTGCGACTTCACGGCACCTTTCAGCGCGCTTGTGGGGAGGCGGGAACTGCCTGCGAACTGCGATGGCCCCTGCGCGTCCCGAAGGGCTGGTGGCGGCGGTAA
- a CDS encoding response regulator transcription factor, which yields MTSPNPHAKILVVDDHESVLGGTVSVLEKAYPEADIRTATTAQGVREQLALAVPDLLVMDLSIPEAPGDPSQIEAGIQLLRTLMDTYPELNIVVQSAHVRSLIRLKPTIDTHQGGFTIADKNLPMKEMLEKVDWALKGLIYTPRDMRTGIEVKPEWLAVLQFAFKDGLQDKAIAEQMNISERTVRHYWTKVQDALGVYPEAGKNIRIQTEIRARDEGLID from the coding sequence ATGACCTCCCCTAACCCTCACGCCAAGATTCTCGTTGTTGATGACCATGAGTCCGTTCTCGGTGGCACCGTCAGCGTTTTAGAAAAAGCATATCCAGAGGCTGATATTCGCACGGCGACGACTGCCCAGGGCGTGAGAGAGCAGCTGGCCCTGGCGGTTCCTGATTTGCTGGTGATGGATTTGTCGATTCCTGAAGCCCCCGGAGACCCCTCTCAGATTGAAGCAGGCATTCAGCTCCTGCGCACCCTGATGGATACGTATCCAGAACTCAACATCGTGGTGCAGAGTGCCCATGTGCGATCGCTGATTCGTCTTAAACCGACCATTGATACGCACCAGGGCGGGTTCACCATTGCCGACAAAAACCTGCCCATGAAAGAAATGCTGGAAAAGGTGGACTGGGCATTGAAGGGGCTGATCTATACCCCCCGCGACATGCGCACCGGCATTGAGGTGAAGCCAGAGTGGTTAGCCGTGCTGCAGTTCGCCTTTAAAGACGGGTTACAAGATAAGGCGATCGCAGAGCAAATGAATATATCAGAGCGCACGGTTCGCCACTATTGGACGAAGGTGCAGGATGCGCTGGGGGTTTATCCAGAAGCGGGCAAAAATATTCGCATTCAAACTGAAATTCGGGCACGCGACGAGGGGCTGATTGATTGA
- a CDS encoding ShlB/FhaC/HecB family hemolysin secretion/activation protein: MEETLPGPVDPLEPLPELPPETDDPIQLDEAPLPEAAPPAPEEVPPVSFFLEDIQVVGNTLFQDEIEALVSGLEGREIAFADLLRLRTDITRLYIENGYLSSGAFVPTNQVLSDGVVQIQVVEGGIEHIQINGLNRLREGYVRDRLSQATAPPLNVQRLEEALQHLQVDPLLETVDAELTAGSGAGQNLLILELTEADPFSVNLTVDNARSPTIGSRQGGVLASHLNVLGWGDRLSVRYDLTEGLDTYEVRYAVPVNSLDGTLQVRYDSAESRIIDPVFEAAGIRSESETVSLSFRQPLTRSLTHEFAVGLGLDLRESRSFILEDIPFSFSIGPEAGVSKVRALRFFQEWVNRDINTVLAARSQFSFGLDIFEATVNDTGTDGRFFSWLGQFQWVEQVSPDVLLVTRVNAQLTPDSLLPLERFSVGGIDTVRGYVQNEIVTDNAFTASTELRFPVADDLQLTPFIDMGGGWNNQTPNPDPSFLLGVGLGLWWQPTDDFSLRIDYGIPLISPGDEGDSLQENGFYFSLTLQPF, from the coding sequence ATCGAAGAAACGCTGCCAGGCCCGGTTGACCCCCTAGAGCCGCTGCCCGAACTTCCTCCAGAAACGGACGACCCAATTCAACTTGACGAAGCACCGCTGCCTGAGGCAGCCCCTCCAGCCCCCGAGGAAGTGCCGCCAGTTTCTTTTTTCTTGGAGGATATTCAAGTGGTGGGTAACACCCTTTTCCAAGATGAGATTGAGGCTTTGGTCAGCGGGTTAGAGGGCCGAGAAATTGCATTTGCAGACCTGTTGAGACTGCGGACAGACATCACCAGACTGTATATCGAGAATGGCTACCTCTCGTCAGGAGCCTTTGTGCCCACAAATCAGGTGCTCAGTGATGGCGTTGTCCAGATTCAGGTCGTTGAGGGCGGCATTGAACACATTCAAATTAACGGTCTCAATCGTCTCAGGGAAGGCTATGTTCGCGATCGCCTCTCCCAAGCCACCGCTCCCCCATTGAACGTGCAACGCCTGGAAGAAGCGCTGCAGCACTTACAGGTCGATCCGCTGTTGGAAACCGTTGATGCTGAACTGACAGCGGGCAGCGGGGCCGGGCAAAACCTCTTGATTTTAGAGTTGACAGAGGCGGATCCGTTTTCGGTCAATCTGACAGTCGATAACGCCCGATCGCCCACTATCGGGTCACGGCAGGGGGGCGTCTTGGCCAGCCATCTCAACGTACTGGGCTGGGGCGATCGCCTGAGCGTTCGCTACGACTTGACTGAGGGGCTCGATACTTACGAGGTGCGCTATGCGGTGCCTGTCAACAGCCTGGATGGCACCCTTCAGGTGCGCTACGACAGTGCGGAGAGTCGCATCATTGATCCGGTCTTTGAAGCGGCGGGCATTCGCAGCGAAAGTGAAACCGTGTCGCTGAGCTTTCGGCAGCCTTTAACCCGCTCACTCACGCACGAATTTGCCGTGGGGCTTGGGTTGGACCTGCGCGAGAGCCGCAGCTTTATTTTGGAAGATATTCCCTTTTCATTTTCGATCGGGCCTGAAGCTGGGGTCTCGAAGGTACGCGCCCTGCGATTTTTTCAGGAATGGGTGAATCGAGATATCAACACGGTGCTGGCGGCGCGATCGCAATTCAGCTTCGGCCTCGATATTTTTGAGGCGACTGTCAACGATACCGGTACAGACGGGCGCTTTTTCTCCTGGCTAGGGCAGTTTCAGTGGGTCGAACAGGTGTCCCCCGACGTGCTGCTAGTCACGCGGGTTAACGCTCAACTGACGCCAGATTCACTGCTGCCCCTAGAGCGTTTCAGTGTCGGCGGCATTGATACCGTTCGCGGATATGTGCAAAACGAGATTGTCACCGACAACGCCTTCACCGCCTCAACCGAGCTGCGCTTTCCCGTCGCTGACGACCTGCAACTCACGCCGTTTATTGACATGGGGGGCGGCTGGAATAATCAAACCCCGAATCCAGATCCCTCCTTTTTGCTGGGGGTAGGGCTAGGGCTGTGGTGGCAGCCGACCGACGACTTCAGCCTCCGCATAGACTACGGCATTCCCCTGATTTCCCCCGGCGACGAGGGCGACTCCTTGCAGGAAAACGGGTTCTATTTCTCGCTTACCCTACAGCCCTTTTAA
- a CDS encoding S8 family serine peptidase yields the protein MTAQINAERFPMAGLLNPATLPLDPPKNGDVSCIHFNPSGMGVSGAFQSPPGSQSREAVSPLGPADAITGAITDATLPTDPLFADQWHLQNLSLELLDLNVVDVWKDYTGKGVEIVVIDDGVQHTHPDLEGNYSTDKAWDFENNDADPSGVDGENHGTAVAGIIGAAADNAIGGVGVAYGSTMFGFQTFGNNTGVRQIDKFIRQVTDAIDNAAGLQQQSGINREADIVNMSIGTTFSGNYFDQLPNASEMTVLNTAIARAAIFGRDRLGTILVKSAGNAREINHDTNSSSWNASPHTISVAAIDQDGFVSAYSTHGASVLVSAFGTPGQVITTDRVGLEGYSFNDYIWNFNGTSAAAPMVSGVVALMLEANPNLGWRDIQEILAYSARHVGTDVGHGTSGHEEYAWAFNGARNWNGGGLYFSNDYGFGLVDAKAAVRLAETWGNTPQTSENQRTVFADFLDITTTMSLEGDSLSHDIDSHLDIEYVEVDAHFSQWYDLGDLTIQLTSPQGTSSVLIHNSGENNDNIAGGFSGRWKFFSHAFRGEDTLGTWTVQLFDADSPVVSPITIDDINLTFYGQPASLDDTFIFTQEYSDYVGLWGHSQSIEGGPGTDTINAAAVDFNTTINLLAGTGWIDGVTVSILDIENVFTGDGDDFITGNTLNNSLSGMGGNDNLDGDAGDDILNGGAGHDTLTGGTGTDELWGGDGHDTLIGVAPFEQQSEQAEYDVLTGGKGADTFVLGDAFKAYYVGLGYALITDFFWQEGDTLQAFGHRSSYTLGFGNWHGNALEDTFIYYQNDLIGILQDTTDVVLSLDVTYV from the coding sequence ATGACGGCTCAGATAAATGCAGAACGCTTCCCCATGGCTGGTTTACTTAACCCTGCAACCCTGCCCTTAGACCCCCCTAAAAACGGTGATGTCAGCTGTATTCACTTCAACCCATCGGGGATGGGTGTTTCGGGCGCTTTTCAGAGCCCTCCTGGTAGCCAGAGTCGGGAGGCTGTCAGTCCCTTAGGGCCAGCTGATGCCATCACGGGTGCCATCACAGATGCCACCCTGCCTACAGATCCCTTATTTGCTGACCAGTGGCACCTGCAGAACCTCTCCTTAGAACTGCTGGATCTCAATGTCGTTGATGTCTGGAAAGACTATACCGGGAAAGGCGTTGAAATCGTCGTCATTGATGATGGTGTTCAACATACGCATCCGGATTTGGAAGGGAACTACTCGACCGATAAAGCGTGGGATTTTGAGAATAATGACGCAGACCCCAGCGGCGTGGATGGTGAGAACCACGGGACAGCAGTGGCTGGCATCATCGGTGCTGCAGCAGACAATGCAATTGGAGGGGTTGGTGTTGCCTATGGCTCAACTATGTTTGGTTTCCAAACATTTGGCAATAACACCGGTGTCAGGCAAATTGATAAATTTATTCGGCAAGTCACCGACGCGATCGATAACGCCGCTGGACTACAGCAACAGTCAGGCATCAATCGCGAGGCTGACATTGTCAACATGAGCATTGGCACAACGTTTTCTGGAAACTACTTTGATCAGCTGCCCAATGCTTCGGAGATGACCGTCTTAAATACTGCGATCGCCCGGGCTGCCATCTTTGGCCGCGATCGCCTAGGGACCATCCTGGTCAAATCAGCCGGTAACGCCCGTGAGATTAATCACGACACCAATTCATCGTCCTGGAACGCGAGCCCTCACACAATTTCCGTCGCTGCGATTGACCAAGACGGATTCGTATCCGCCTACAGCACGCACGGAGCTTCAGTGCTGGTTTCAGCCTTTGGCACCCCTGGTCAGGTCATTACAACCGATCGCGTAGGGCTGGAAGGATATAGCTTCAACGATTACATCTGGAACTTTAACGGCACCTCAGCTGCAGCCCCCATGGTCTCTGGGGTCGTGGCGTTGATGTTGGAAGCTAATCCCAATCTTGGCTGGCGTGACATCCAGGAAATCCTCGCGTATTCTGCGCGTCACGTTGGCACGGATGTTGGCCATGGCACAAGCGGTCACGAAGAATATGCCTGGGCCTTCAACGGTGCCAGGAACTGGAATGGCGGTGGCCTGTACTTTTCTAATGACTATGGGTTTGGTCTGGTGGATGCAAAGGCCGCCGTCCGCTTAGCGGAAACCTGGGGGAATACTCCCCAGACCAGTGAGAATCAAAGGACTGTCTTTGCAGACTTCCTCGATATAACGACAACGATGAGCCTTGAGGGAGATTCATTGAGTCACGATATCGACAGTCATCTCGATATTGAATATGTCGAGGTAGACGCCCATTTTAGTCAGTGGTATGACCTGGGTGACCTGACTATCCAGCTGACTTCACCCCAGGGCACATCCAGTGTTCTCATCCACAATAGTGGTGAGAATAATGACAACATTGCGGGGGGCTTCTCTGGTCGGTGGAAGTTTTTCTCGCATGCATTTCGCGGCGAAGACACCCTTGGCACCTGGACAGTTCAGCTCTTTGATGCAGATAGCCCGGTGGTTTCACCAATTACGATTGATGATATCAACCTGACCTTCTATGGTCAGCCAGCTTCCTTGGATGACACCTTTATTTTCACCCAGGAATATTCTGATTACGTTGGCTTATGGGGGCATTCTCAATCCATTGAAGGAGGCCCTGGAACCGATACGATTAACGCTGCGGCAGTTGACTTCAATACCACCATTAATCTTCTTGCAGGGACCGGTTGGATTGACGGGGTTACCGTGAGTATTCTCGACATTGAGAATGTATTTACCGGTGATGGTGACGACTTCATTACAGGCAACACGCTCAATAACAGCCTATCTGGCATGGGAGGTAACGACAATCTGGATGGAGATGCCGGTGATGATATTCTCAACGGTGGGGCCGGCCACGACACCTTAACCGGCGGAACGGGGACTGACGAGTTGTGGGGGGGAGACGGTCATGACACCTTAATTGGGGTTGCCCCATTTGAACAGCAGTCTGAACAGGCCGAATACGATGTCCTGACCGGCGGAAAAGGCGCAGACACCTTTGTCTTGGGAGATGCCTTTAAGGCTTACTATGTCGGTTTGGGGTATGCGCTCATAACCGATTTTTTCTGGCAAGAGGGCGACACACTCCAGGCTTTTGGCCATCGATCAAGCTACACATTGGGCTTTGGAAACTGGCATGGTAACGCGTTAGAAGATACCTTCATCTATTACCAGAACGATCTGATTGGAATCCTTCAAGATACGACTGATGTGGTTCTCTCCTTAGATGTTACCTACGTGTGA
- a CDS encoding ScyD/ScyE family protein: protein MMRIQYSATLFLGMATLVCSSGVAQAASLTTIASGLNNPRGITFGPDGSLYVAEAGIGGDGIFVPAPELDSVQAFGLSGSITRIRDGAQERVLTDLPSLSLFPEGTTPPQTVGALLPATGLHDIEFDQAGNPYGLFGYATTTDQQDALTAVGGGDLGNLLSFDIDEGGAWQRGDFSIDLVAFEELDNPDDGAFLNNPFDLEVQGNRFYIADPGGNNFYSADFAGNVALDAVFPPEVIDGTAFERVPTSVAVGPDGAFYIGELTGNFSPPGSARVLRVPPGGDPEVFAEGFTQIIGLDFDSSGNLYVLEFSVSSDEPIPTEDSGQEFTGRLVKLSADGSRSTLIGAGEGLVGPTGLTVGPDDEIYVSNFGTTISTGQVVRIDAMASVPEPASALALLVVGVAGGRVLKRASAQVGAHV, encoded by the coding sequence ATGATGCGTATTCAATACTCTGCAACGCTGTTTTTGGGTATGGCCACGCTTGTCTGCTCCTCCGGTGTTGCGCAGGCTGCTAGCCTGACTACAATTGCGAGCGGTCTGAATAATCCGAGAGGTATAACGTTTGGCCCAGATGGCTCTTTGTATGTGGCTGAAGCCGGGATTGGCGGAGATGGAATATTTGTTCCTGCACCGGAGTTGGATTCAGTTCAAGCCTTTGGCTTATCTGGATCGATTACTCGAATTCGAGACGGTGCCCAAGAGCGTGTCCTGACTGACTTACCGTCATTATCTTTATTCCCAGAGGGGACTACGCCCCCCCAAACTGTAGGCGCATTGCTGCCAGCTACAGGACTTCACGATATCGAGTTTGACCAAGCGGGTAACCCTTATGGGCTCTTTGGTTATGCCACTACGACAGATCAGCAGGATGCGCTCACCGCTGTTGGAGGGGGTGACCTGGGCAACTTGCTTTCATTCGATATTGATGAAGGGGGTGCTTGGCAACGCGGAGATTTCTCAATTGATTTGGTGGCTTTTGAGGAGTTAGATAATCCAGATGATGGTGCCTTTCTGAATAACCCATTTGATCTAGAAGTTCAGGGAAATAGGTTTTATATTGCTGACCCTGGAGGGAATAACTTCTATTCTGCAGATTTCGCTGGAAATGTTGCCCTAGACGCCGTTTTTCCTCCAGAAGTTATTGATGGCACTGCCTTTGAGCGAGTTCCCACTTCTGTTGCAGTTGGCCCGGATGGTGCTTTTTACATCGGAGAACTGACGGGCAATTTCTCTCCACCGGGTAGTGCTCGCGTATTGAGGGTGCCACCGGGAGGCGACCCCGAAGTATTTGCGGAGGGGTTTACGCAAATCATTGGCTTGGACTTTGATAGTAGTGGCAACCTGTATGTTTTGGAGTTTTCGGTCAGTTCAGATGAGCCTATTCCTACTGAGGATTCTGGGCAAGAATTTACCGGGAGGCTTGTGAAACTGTCTGCTGATGGTAGTCGCAGCACGCTCATTGGGGCGGGTGAAGGTCTAGTTGGCCCCACCGGCTTAACCGTGGGGCCTGATGATGAAATTTATGTATCGAACTTTGGGACCACAATCAGCACTGGGCAAGTTGTTCGTATTGACGCAATGGCATCGGTTCCTGAGCCCGCTTCAGCCTTGGCGCTGTTGGTTGTGGGTGTAGCGGGAGGCAGAGTGCTGAAGCGGGCGAGCGCCCAAGTAGGGGCTCACGTGTAA
- a CDS encoding helix-turn-helix transcriptional regulator, protein MTTEQIKQKQCPVKVTVDLISGKWKPNILYCLLNKTQRFGELQHQISGISRRILTLQLRELEQDQLIQRTAYSNPIKVEYALTEDGKSLVPILLSMRDWGEKYLVKHPSRTLITS, encoded by the coding sequence ATGACAACAGAACAAATCAAGCAGAAGCAATGCCCTGTAAAAGTTACCGTTGACCTCATCTCTGGTAAATGGAAACCCAATATTTTGTACTGCTTGCTAAACAAAACGCAGCGATTTGGGGAGCTTCAACACCAAATTTCTGGCATTAGTCGGCGTATCCTCACACTTCAGCTTAGAGAACTTGAACAAGATCAGCTGATACAGCGAACAGCTTACTCAAATCCAATTAAGGTGGAGTATGCCCTGACGGAAGATGGCAAAAGCCTGGTGCCAATATTGTTATCTATGAGGGATTGGGGAGAAAAGTATCTAGTCAAGCACCCTTCAAGAACTTTAATCACCTCATAA
- a CDS encoding anthranilate synthase has product MFHGFYRYKTKGSIQVLRYAKEVPMVTAVDDLLLQLDHHRGGLLKSSYEYPGRYKRWAIGFVNPPLEIVTQGNSFAITALNERGQVLVSYLALHLCRKSELQYLTRSESWIKGEVQASSRLFREEERSRQPSVLSLIRYIVDIFYSEEDQHLGLYGALGYDVIFQFESVIRRCVRSADQRDLVLYLPDDLWVVDYYAQRAFKLQYEFETEFGSTSGLPRSGETIDFRGRQKAVSRQSDHKPGDYADLVKEALNYFRRGDLFEVVPSQSFFRSCQESPSKLFQTLHQINPSPYSFIFNLGGEYLVGASPEMFVRVEGRRVETCPISGTIRRGQNAIEDASQVLQLLNSKKDEAELTMCTDVDRNDKSRVCEPGSVRVIGRRQVELYSHVIHTVDHVEGILRPEFDALDAFLSHTWAVTVTGAPKRAAIQFIERYERSPRRWYGGAVGHFTFDGNINTGLVLRTIRLQDSVAEIRVGATLLYDSRPESEEEETLTKAAALMQTLQLAQQEDVGASRRLSQGPAMGSQSGKRVMLIDCEDSFIHTLANYIRQTGAQVTTLRHGFPETMFEMEMPDLVVLSPGPGQPSDFNLKKTIQTCMQREIPLFGVCLGLQGIVETLGGALKTLPYPQHGKPSQISVMADNSRLFRGVPKTFVAGRYHSLCVVPERVPPEFSVTAVSEDDVVMAVEHKALPIAAVQFHPESIMTLEGGIGLSIISNVMQRYAKSPSPLNLVSVS; this is encoded by the coding sequence ATGTTTCACGGATTTTATCGCTATAAAACAAAGGGCAGCATTCAAGTTCTTCGGTACGCTAAGGAAGTACCCATGGTGACAGCTGTCGATGATCTTCTGTTGCAGCTTGATCACCATCGAGGGGGGTTGCTGAAAAGCAGCTATGAATACCCAGGACGCTACAAACGCTGGGCCATAGGGTTTGTGAACCCTCCCTTGGAAATTGTAACTCAGGGGAATTCTTTTGCCATCACGGCATTAAATGAGCGGGGGCAAGTGCTCGTATCATATTTGGCGCTGCATTTGTGTCGGAAATCGGAGCTGCAATATCTCACTCGCAGTGAAAGCTGGATTAAAGGAGAAGTTCAGGCGTCTAGTCGGCTGTTTCGAGAAGAGGAACGTAGCCGTCAACCTTCCGTGCTCAGTCTAATTCGATACATTGTCGATATATTTTACAGTGAAGAAGATCAGCATCTTGGACTCTATGGAGCCCTTGGATATGATGTCATATTCCAATTCGAATCCGTTATTCGGCGGTGTGTTCGTAGTGCTGATCAGCGTGATCTGGTTCTTTATCTGCCTGACGATTTGTGGGTGGTTGACTACTACGCCCAGCGAGCATTTAAGCTGCAGTATGAGTTTGAAACGGAGTTTGGCAGCACCAGTGGCCTTCCCCGCAGCGGGGAGACGATTGATTTTCGGGGTCGGCAGAAAGCCGTATCACGTCAGAGTGATCACAAGCCTGGAGACTATGCTGACCTGGTAAAAGAGGCCCTCAACTATTTCCGTCGAGGAGATTTATTTGAGGTCGTACCGAGTCAAAGCTTTTTTAGAAGCTGTCAGGAATCACCGAGCAAGCTGTTTCAGACGCTTCACCAAATTAATCCCAGCCCTTACAGCTTCATTTTTAACCTAGGGGGTGAGTATCTCGTTGGGGCGTCTCCAGAAATGTTTGTGCGGGTTGAGGGGCGTCGAGTTGAGACCTGTCCCATTAGCGGAACCATTCGGCGGGGGCAAAATGCGATCGAGGATGCGTCTCAAGTACTTCAACTGTTGAATTCTAAAAAGGATGAAGCAGAACTGACGATGTGTACTGATGTCGATCGCAACGACAAGTCACGCGTTTGTGAACCCGGTTCGGTGCGGGTGATTGGGCGGCGTCAAGTCGAGCTGTATAGTCACGTGATTCACACTGTGGATCACGTTGAGGGAATTCTACGCCCTGAATTCGATGCTCTAGATGCATTCTTAAGTCACACCTGGGCGGTGACCGTGACGGGAGCGCCTAAGCGGGCTGCCATTCAGTTTATTGAGCGGTATGAGCGCAGCCCCCGTCGCTGGTATGGGGGGGCAGTGGGTCATTTCACCTTTGATGGCAACATCAACACCGGGCTTGTTTTGCGCACCATTCGTCTTCAGGACTCAGTTGCAGAAATTCGCGTCGGTGCCACCCTACTGTATGATTCGCGGCCAGAATCTGAGGAAGAGGAAACGCTGACTAAGGCTGCGGCATTGATGCAAACGCTGCAGTTGGCCCAACAAGAGGATGTGGGCGCATCGCGTCGTCTGAGTCAGGGACCTGCGATGGGGTCTCAGTCTGGGAAACGAGTGATGTTAATCGATTGTGAGGATTCTTTTATTCACACTTTGGCAAATTATATTCGCCAGACTGGGGCTCAGGTAACAACCCTGCGTCACGGATTTCCTGAGACTATGTTTGAGATGGAGATGCCTGATTTAGTGGTCCTATCTCCAGGGCCGGGTCAGCCCAGCGATTTCAATCTCAAAAAGACTATTCAGACATGCATGCAGAGAGAAATTCCTCTGTTTGGAGTTTGTTTAGGACTGCAGGGCATTGTGGAAACGTTGGGGGGAGCGTTGAAGACACTGCCTTATCCCCAGCATGGCAAACCTTCCCAGATCTCGGTTATGGCTGATAATTCTAGACTTTTCAGGGGTGTCCCCAAAACCTTTGTGGCGGGGCGATACCACTCGTTATGTGTGGTGCCTGAGCGGGTGCCGCCGGAGTTCTCTGTCACAGCCGTGTCTGAAGATGATGTCGTGATGGCAGTGGAGCATAAAGCACTGCCGATTGCAGCGGTGCAGTTTCATCCAGAGTCGATTATGACGTTGGAGGGGGGCATTGGCTTATCGATTATCTCTAATGTGATGCAGAGGTATGCCAAGTCGCCGTCTCCGCTGAATTTAGTCTCTGTCAGTTGA